From Juglans regia cultivar Chandler chromosome 9, Walnut 2.0, whole genome shotgun sequence:
atataatatatattgttctttGATGGTTTTTAGCATCCTACTTAAAGAGATTGTTTTGCTAGATACGTGTAACTCTATTAAATCACAAGACTTGTTGTTTCACATTTGATGGCATCGTAATTGTGATCTTCAGTAGTAATGAAGGTGCGGTCATCAGGCCagtttataaacttataaactcaTGAAAAACTCCACAATATTGACTCGACATCCACACAAACCATAGTTACGTCAAAAGATGGTCATGGAGTACCAGTCTACTAGACTAGATGCTAATAGTTTCCTTTCATGCTTTATAATgtatacaaattataattatcttttCGGCTCTCTAAGATTGGTTTCACTATCTACATGTTTTCACCACGTTCGTCGTTTGTGTAATATATATTCTGTTGGTACACACTTTCAATGTTCTTTAAATAAGGACAAAAATGCTAGgtctttttttttacctttttctgCATTACACGAGGTACACAGTTGAATGTAGTCGAAGAATTTGTCCCATTTTTTGGCTTTGATGGAGGGCTAACTTATATCATTTCTTGATGTAGCGTTACTACTTACGCTCAAGATCCAGGTCATCATCTCAAAAGGTATGAATGTAGTTagttgattttataatttaccagttttcaaattttgtaccTTTTTCCATCTAACATTTTTACCTACTAACTACattttagatttcatattactcacaatttctatcattatttacaaactttcttcTATATCATGTCATTGTGTGTTCACCATGTAATGGTGAATTGGATCAAACCcaatttcgtttgaaatctcaCTCCATGTGCAATCATTGGTTTCATTTGAGCATATATTAGTACCATATGGACAATGATATAATCGATTCGACCCGGGATGGAAGCTTATGGGCAAATGGGTTCAAGAATTTGCTTATAGAGATGTTGTATGAAGATACAACTATGGACAGATTGAGGGGACGGAGGATCACAAACGGTGATCATGTAAGGATTGCTGAAAAGTTGTCAGCAGTTGGACCAAGAAATTTTAATTCTGACCAAGTTAAAGGCAAACTTGCTCGTCTCAAACGAAGACAACGGGAATTCACCGATCTTATAAAGCAAACTGGTTTGGGGTGGGACCCAGCGAGGAATGCACCAGTAGCAAGTGAGGAACACTGGGCGAATGCACTTCGGGTACTACAATCTATTTCCATCATTTTAAAATCCTAGTAGTACTAGAGATGATATCAACATTCCATGATTCTAATCACTCTCTTATGTCGTTAGGTGAGACCATCATGGAAGCATTTCACAATGGGATGCCCAAAGTATGAACAACTTTGTACAATATTTGGTTGTTCAGTTGCGACTGGTACAATGCACCGGGCTTCGACAGATCCTGCTCCAGACAGTGACGATGAGTGCTTGCTTGATGAGGAGATGCAAAATCGTGACCCACCAATTAATGATCCAAATGCAGGCCCCTGGGCCGATCCCCAGGTGCCACCAAGACCCTTCTCTGCCTCTTATGCTAGTGGATCTCGCAGACGAAAAAAGGGAGGGCCCATCCAAGACCCAGTCATTCAAGTGCAAATGAGCAAGACCCTTGATGCTATCAGAAGCAATGCTGAAGCTAGAGAGAAGGCAGCGATGAAATCGATGGAGTACAGTAGGTCGAGGAAGCGTAG
This genomic window contains:
- the LOC108982554 gene encoding uncharacterized protein LOC108982554, whose amino-acid sequence is MDNDIIDSTRDGSLWANGFKNLLIEMLYEDTTMDRLRGRRITNGDHVRIAEKLSAVGPRNFNSDQVKGKLARLKRRQREFTDLIKQTGLGWDPARNAPVASEEHWANALRVRPSWKHFTMGCPKYEQLCTIFGCSVATGTMHRASTDPAPDSDDECLLDEEMQNRDPPINDPNAGPWADPQVPPRPFSASYASGSRRRKKGGPIQDPVIQVQMSKTLDAIRSNAEAREKAAMKSMEYSRSRKRSKGDTSMESSGAFDLQMHCMKLLEEVEPLLPPEQFNKAFDRLLSTKVQRSFESISDTGRSEWVWSLH